A window of Lepidochelys kempii isolate rLepKem1 chromosome 1, rLepKem1.hap2, whole genome shotgun sequence contains these coding sequences:
- the LOC140899388 gene encoding potassium voltage-gated channel subfamily A member 1 isoform X7 has protein sequence MTVMAGENMDETSVLPGHPQDSYQPDAHDDHECCERVVINIAGLRFETQLKTLAQFPNTLLGNPKKRMRYFDPLRNEYFFDRNRPSFDAILYYYQSGGRLRRPVNVPLDMFSEEIKFYELGEEAMEKFREDEGYIKEEERPLPEKEYQRQVWLLFEYPESSGPARVIAIISVMVILISIVIFCLETLPDLKEDKDFTGTLHHIDNSTVIHKSNIFTDPFFIVETLCIIWFSFELVVRFFACPSKPEFFKNIMNFIDIVAIIPYFITLGTEMAEQEGTQKGEQATSLAILRVIRLDIGLKL, from the exons aTGACCGTGATGGCTGGAGAGAACATGGATGAGACCTCTGTCCTGCCAGGCCACCCCCAGGATAGCTACCAGCCAGACGCCCATGATGACCACGAGTGCTGCGAGCGGGTGGTGATCAACATCGCCGGGCTGCGCTTTGAGACCCAGCTGAAGACCCTAGCCCAATTCCCCAACACTCTGCTGGGCAACCCCAAAAAGCGCATGCGGTATTTTGATCCATTGCGCAACGAGTACTTCTTTGACCGGAACCGGCCCAGCTTCGATGCCATCCTCTATTATTACCAGTCTGGAGGCCGGCTCCGCAGGCCAGTCAATGTGCCTCTGGACATGTTCTCTGAGGAGATCAAGTTCTATGAGCTAGGTGAGGAGGCCATGGAGAAATTCCGGGAGGATGAAGGGTACATCAAGGAGGAGGAGAGGCCCTTGCCTGAGAAGGAGTACCAGCGCCAGGTGTGGCTCCTGTTTGAGTACCCAGAGAGCTCCGGGCCAGCCAGAGTCATTGCAATAATCTCAGTCATGGTGATCCTCATCTCCATAGTCATCTTCTGCCTAGAAACTTTGCCGGATCTGAAGGAGGACAAGGACTTTACAGGGACTCTGCACCACATTGACAATTCCACCGTGATCCACAAGTCCAACATTTTCACCGACCCCTTCTTCATCGTGGAGACCCTGTGCATCATCTGGTTCTCCTTTGAGCTGGTGGTGCGCTTCTTCGCCTGCCCCAGCAAGCCCGAGTTCTTCAAGAATATCATGAACTTCATTGACATAGTGGCCATCATCCCCTACTTCATCACCCTAGGAACTGAGATGGCTGAGCAGGAGGGTACCCAAAAGGGGGAGCAGGCCACCTCTCTGGCTATCCTGAGAGTCATCAGACTG gacatTGGTTTGAAACTGTAA
- the LOC140899388 gene encoding potassium voltage-gated channel subfamily A member 1 isoform X5 has translation MTVMAGENMDETSVLPGHPQDSYQPDAHDDHECCERVVINIAGLRFETQLKTLAQFPNTLLGNPKKRMRYFDPLRNEYFFDRNRPSFDAILYYYQSGGRLRRPVNVPLDMFSEEIKFYELGEEAMEKFREDEGYIKEEERPLPEKEYQRQVWLLFEYPESSGPARVIAIISVMVILISIVIFCLETLPDLKEDKDFTGTLHHIDNSTVIHKSNIFTDPFFIVETLCIIWFSFELVVRFFACPSKPEFFKNIMNFIDIVAIIPYFITLGTEMAEQEGTQKGEQATSLAILRVIRLLCSFHLFLETSKYYSRLQKNPFPFLVSPITKVSTCGIKFL, from the exons aTGACCGTGATGGCTGGAGAGAACATGGATGAGACCTCTGTCCTGCCAGGCCACCCCCAGGATAGCTACCAGCCAGACGCCCATGATGACCACGAGTGCTGCGAGCGGGTGGTGATCAACATCGCCGGGCTGCGCTTTGAGACCCAGCTGAAGACCCTAGCCCAATTCCCCAACACTCTGCTGGGCAACCCCAAAAAGCGCATGCGGTATTTTGATCCATTGCGCAACGAGTACTTCTTTGACCGGAACCGGCCCAGCTTCGATGCCATCCTCTATTATTACCAGTCTGGAGGCCGGCTCCGCAGGCCAGTCAATGTGCCTCTGGACATGTTCTCTGAGGAGATCAAGTTCTATGAGCTAGGTGAGGAGGCCATGGAGAAATTCCGGGAGGATGAAGGGTACATCAAGGAGGAGGAGAGGCCCTTGCCTGAGAAGGAGTACCAGCGCCAGGTGTGGCTCCTGTTTGAGTACCCAGAGAGCTCCGGGCCAGCCAGAGTCATTGCAATAATCTCAGTCATGGTGATCCTCATCTCCATAGTCATCTTCTGCCTAGAAACTTTGCCGGATCTGAAGGAGGACAAGGACTTTACAGGGACTCTGCACCACATTGACAATTCCACCGTGATCCACAAGTCCAACATTTTCACCGACCCCTTCTTCATCGTGGAGACCCTGTGCATCATCTGGTTCTCCTTTGAGCTGGTGGTGCGCTTCTTCGCCTGCCCCAGCAAGCCCGAGTTCTTCAAGAATATCATGAACTTCATTGACATAGTGGCCATCATCCCCTACTTCATCACCCTAGGAACTGAGATGGCTGAGCAGGAGGGTACCCAAAAGGGGGAGCAGGCCACCTCTCTGGCTATCCTGAGAGTCATCAGACTG CTCTGTTCATTTCACCTGTTCTTAGAGACTAGCAAGTATTACTCAAGGCTACAAAAAAATCCCTTTCCCTTCCTAGTCTCTCCGATAACTAAAGTGAGTACATGTGGCATTAAATTCCTTTAG
- the LOC140899388 gene encoding potassium voltage-gated channel subfamily A member 1 isoform X6, protein MTVMAGENMDETSVLPGHPQDSYQPDAHDDHECCERVVINIAGLRFETQLKTLAQFPNTLLGNPKKRMRYFDPLRNEYFFDRNRPSFDAILYYYQSGGRLRRPVNVPLDMFSEEIKFYELGEEAMEKFREDEGYIKEEERPLPEKEYQRQVWLLFEYPESSGPARVIAIISVMVILISIVIFCLETLPDLKEDKDFTGTLHHIDNSTVIHKSNIFTDPFFIVETLCIIWFSFELVVRFFACPSKPEFFKNIMNFIDIVAIIPYFITLGTEMAEQEGTQKGEQATSLAILRVIRLLCSFHLFLETSKYYSRLQKNPFPFLVSPITKDIGLKL, encoded by the exons aTGACCGTGATGGCTGGAGAGAACATGGATGAGACCTCTGTCCTGCCAGGCCACCCCCAGGATAGCTACCAGCCAGACGCCCATGATGACCACGAGTGCTGCGAGCGGGTGGTGATCAACATCGCCGGGCTGCGCTTTGAGACCCAGCTGAAGACCCTAGCCCAATTCCCCAACACTCTGCTGGGCAACCCCAAAAAGCGCATGCGGTATTTTGATCCATTGCGCAACGAGTACTTCTTTGACCGGAACCGGCCCAGCTTCGATGCCATCCTCTATTATTACCAGTCTGGAGGCCGGCTCCGCAGGCCAGTCAATGTGCCTCTGGACATGTTCTCTGAGGAGATCAAGTTCTATGAGCTAGGTGAGGAGGCCATGGAGAAATTCCGGGAGGATGAAGGGTACATCAAGGAGGAGGAGAGGCCCTTGCCTGAGAAGGAGTACCAGCGCCAGGTGTGGCTCCTGTTTGAGTACCCAGAGAGCTCCGGGCCAGCCAGAGTCATTGCAATAATCTCAGTCATGGTGATCCTCATCTCCATAGTCATCTTCTGCCTAGAAACTTTGCCGGATCTGAAGGAGGACAAGGACTTTACAGGGACTCTGCACCACATTGACAATTCCACCGTGATCCACAAGTCCAACATTTTCACCGACCCCTTCTTCATCGTGGAGACCCTGTGCATCATCTGGTTCTCCTTTGAGCTGGTGGTGCGCTTCTTCGCCTGCCCCAGCAAGCCCGAGTTCTTCAAGAATATCATGAACTTCATTGACATAGTGGCCATCATCCCCTACTTCATCACCCTAGGAACTGAGATGGCTGAGCAGGAGGGTACCCAAAAGGGGGAGCAGGCCACCTCTCTGGCTATCCTGAGAGTCATCAGACTG CTCTGTTCATTTCACCTGTTCTTAGAGACTAGCAAGTATTACTCAAGGCTACAAAAAAATCCCTTTCCCTTCCTAGTCTCTCCGATAACTAAA gacatTGGTTTGAAACTGTAA
- the LOC140899388 gene encoding potassium voltage-gated channel subfamily A member 1 isoform X3 — MTVMAGENMDETSVLPGHPQDSYQPDAHDDHECCERVVINIAGLRFETQLKTLAQFPNTLLGNPKKRMRYFDPLRNEYFFDRNRPSFDAILYYYQSGGRLRRPVNVPLDMFSEEIKFYELGEEAMEKFREDEGYIKEEERPLPEKEYQRQVWLLFEYPESSGPARVIAIISVMVILISIVIFCLETLPDLKEDKDFTGTLHHIDNSTVIHKSNIFTDPFFIVETLCIIWFSFELVVRFFACPSKPEFFKNIMNFIDIVAIIPYFITLGTEMAEQEGTQKGEQATSLAILRVIRLMALWQPAPEGLNTGGTKDHYLLQHRQAGNQMGGLHLSFPLDSPGALFISPVLRD; from the exons aTGACCGTGATGGCTGGAGAGAACATGGATGAGACCTCTGTCCTGCCAGGCCACCCCCAGGATAGCTACCAGCCAGACGCCCATGATGACCACGAGTGCTGCGAGCGGGTGGTGATCAACATCGCCGGGCTGCGCTTTGAGACCCAGCTGAAGACCCTAGCCCAATTCCCCAACACTCTGCTGGGCAACCCCAAAAAGCGCATGCGGTATTTTGATCCATTGCGCAACGAGTACTTCTTTGACCGGAACCGGCCCAGCTTCGATGCCATCCTCTATTATTACCAGTCTGGAGGCCGGCTCCGCAGGCCAGTCAATGTGCCTCTGGACATGTTCTCTGAGGAGATCAAGTTCTATGAGCTAGGTGAGGAGGCCATGGAGAAATTCCGGGAGGATGAAGGGTACATCAAGGAGGAGGAGAGGCCCTTGCCTGAGAAGGAGTACCAGCGCCAGGTGTGGCTCCTGTTTGAGTACCCAGAGAGCTCCGGGCCAGCCAGAGTCATTGCAATAATCTCAGTCATGGTGATCCTCATCTCCATAGTCATCTTCTGCCTAGAAACTTTGCCGGATCTGAAGGAGGACAAGGACTTTACAGGGACTCTGCACCACATTGACAATTCCACCGTGATCCACAAGTCCAACATTTTCACCGACCCCTTCTTCATCGTGGAGACCCTGTGCATCATCTGGTTCTCCTTTGAGCTGGTGGTGCGCTTCTTCGCCTGCCCCAGCAAGCCCGAGTTCTTCAAGAATATCATGAACTTCATTGACATAGTGGCCATCATCCCCTACTTCATCACCCTAGGAACTGAGATGGCTGAGCAGGAGGGTACCCAAAAGGGGGAGCAGGCCACCTCTCTGGCTATCCTGAGAGTCATCAGACTG ATGGCTCTTTGGCAGCCTGCCCCGGAAGGGCTGAACACAGGAGGAACGAAGGACCATTACTTACTGCAGCATCGACAGGCAGGCAACCAGATGGGAGGGCTGCACCTTTCTTTCCCCTTGGATTCCCCAGGAG CTCTGTTCATTTCACCTGTTCTTAGAGACTAG
- the LOC140899388 gene encoding potassium voltage-gated channel subfamily A member 1 isoform X4 has protein sequence MTVMAGENMDETSVLPGHPQDSYQPDAHDDHECCERVVINIAGLRFETQLKTLAQFPNTLLGNPKKRMRYFDPLRNEYFFDRNRPSFDAILYYYQSGGRLRRPVNVPLDMFSEEIKFYELGEEAMEKFREDEGYIKEEERPLPEKEYQRQVWLLFEYPESSGPARVIAIISVMVILISIVIFCLETLPDLKEDKDFTGTLHHIDNSTVIHKSNIFTDPFFIVETLCIIWFSFELVVRFFACPSKPEFFKNIMNFIDIVAIIPYFITLGTEMAEQEGTQKGEQATSLAILRVIRLMALWQPAPEGLNTGGTKDHYLLQHRQAGNQMGGLHLSFPLDSPGD, from the exons aTGACCGTGATGGCTGGAGAGAACATGGATGAGACCTCTGTCCTGCCAGGCCACCCCCAGGATAGCTACCAGCCAGACGCCCATGATGACCACGAGTGCTGCGAGCGGGTGGTGATCAACATCGCCGGGCTGCGCTTTGAGACCCAGCTGAAGACCCTAGCCCAATTCCCCAACACTCTGCTGGGCAACCCCAAAAAGCGCATGCGGTATTTTGATCCATTGCGCAACGAGTACTTCTTTGACCGGAACCGGCCCAGCTTCGATGCCATCCTCTATTATTACCAGTCTGGAGGCCGGCTCCGCAGGCCAGTCAATGTGCCTCTGGACATGTTCTCTGAGGAGATCAAGTTCTATGAGCTAGGTGAGGAGGCCATGGAGAAATTCCGGGAGGATGAAGGGTACATCAAGGAGGAGGAGAGGCCCTTGCCTGAGAAGGAGTACCAGCGCCAGGTGTGGCTCCTGTTTGAGTACCCAGAGAGCTCCGGGCCAGCCAGAGTCATTGCAATAATCTCAGTCATGGTGATCCTCATCTCCATAGTCATCTTCTGCCTAGAAACTTTGCCGGATCTGAAGGAGGACAAGGACTTTACAGGGACTCTGCACCACATTGACAATTCCACCGTGATCCACAAGTCCAACATTTTCACCGACCCCTTCTTCATCGTGGAGACCCTGTGCATCATCTGGTTCTCCTTTGAGCTGGTGGTGCGCTTCTTCGCCTGCCCCAGCAAGCCCGAGTTCTTCAAGAATATCATGAACTTCATTGACATAGTGGCCATCATCCCCTACTTCATCACCCTAGGAACTGAGATGGCTGAGCAGGAGGGTACCCAAAAGGGGGAGCAGGCCACCTCTCTGGCTATCCTGAGAGTCATCAGACTG ATGGCTCTTTGGCAGCCTGCCCCGGAAGGGCTGAACACAGGAGGAACGAAGGACCATTACTTACTGCAGCATCGACAGGCAGGCAACCAGATGGGAGGGCTGCACCTTTCTTTCCCCTTGGATTCCCCAGGAG ATTGA
- the LOC140899388 gene encoding potassium voltage-gated channel subfamily A member 1 isoform X1, with amino-acid sequence MTVMAGENMDETSVLPGHPQDSYQPDAHDDHECCERVVINIAGLRFETQLKTLAQFPNTLLGNPKKRMRYFDPLRNEYFFDRNRPSFDAILYYYQSGGRLRRPVNVPLDMFSEEIKFYELGEEAMEKFREDEGYIKEEERPLPEKEYQRQVWLLFEYPESSGPARVIAIISVMVILISIVIFCLETLPDLKEDKDFTGTLHHIDNSTVIHKSNIFTDPFFIVETLCIIWFSFELVVRFFACPSKPEFFKNIMNFIDIVAIIPYFITLGTEMAEQEGTQKGEQATSLAILRVIRLVRVFRIFKLSRHSKGLQILGQTLKASMRELGLLIFFLFIGVILFSSAVYFAEAEEPESHFTSIPDAFWWAVVSMTTVGYGDMYPVTIGGKIVGSLCAIAGVLTIALPVPVIVSNFNYFYHRETEGEEQAQLLHVSSPNLASHSDLSRRSSSTISKSEYMEIEEDMNNSIDNFREANLRTGNCTIANQNCVNKNKLLTDV; translated from the coding sequence aTGACCGTGATGGCTGGAGAGAACATGGATGAGACCTCTGTCCTGCCAGGCCACCCCCAGGATAGCTACCAGCCAGACGCCCATGATGACCACGAGTGCTGCGAGCGGGTGGTGATCAACATCGCCGGGCTGCGCTTTGAGACCCAGCTGAAGACCCTAGCCCAATTCCCCAACACTCTGCTGGGCAACCCCAAAAAGCGCATGCGGTATTTTGATCCATTGCGCAACGAGTACTTCTTTGACCGGAACCGGCCCAGCTTCGATGCCATCCTCTATTATTACCAGTCTGGAGGCCGGCTCCGCAGGCCAGTCAATGTGCCTCTGGACATGTTCTCTGAGGAGATCAAGTTCTATGAGCTAGGTGAGGAGGCCATGGAGAAATTCCGGGAGGATGAAGGGTACATCAAGGAGGAGGAGAGGCCCTTGCCTGAGAAGGAGTACCAGCGCCAGGTGTGGCTCCTGTTTGAGTACCCAGAGAGCTCCGGGCCAGCCAGAGTCATTGCAATAATCTCAGTCATGGTGATCCTCATCTCCATAGTCATCTTCTGCCTAGAAACTTTGCCGGATCTGAAGGAGGACAAGGACTTTACAGGGACTCTGCACCACATTGACAATTCCACCGTGATCCACAAGTCCAACATTTTCACCGACCCCTTCTTCATCGTGGAGACCCTGTGCATCATCTGGTTCTCCTTTGAGCTGGTGGTGCGCTTCTTCGCCTGCCCCAGCAAGCCCGAGTTCTTCAAGAATATCATGAACTTCATTGACATAGTGGCCATCATCCCCTACTTCATCACCCTAGGAACTGAGATGGCTGAGCAGGAGGGTACCCAAAAGGGGGAGCAGGCCACCTCTCTGGCTATCCTGAGAGTCATCAGACTGGTAAGAGTCTTTAGAATCTTCAAACTCTCCAGACATTCTAAGGGCCTCCAGATTTTGGGACAAACTCTCAAAGCAAGCATGAGAGAGTTAGGTTTACTAATCTTCTTCCTCTTCATTGGGGTGATCTTGTTCTCCAGCGCGGTGTATTTTGCTGAAGCTGAAGAACCTGAGTCTCATTTCACAAGTATCCCTGATGCTTTCTGGTGGGCTGTGGTAAGCATGACCACTGTGGGATATGGTGACATGTACCCTGTGACAATTGGAGGCAAAATCGTAGGCTCCTTGTGTGCCATCGCTGGTGTGCTGACAATTGCCCTGCCTGTACCTGTCATTGTGTCCAACTTCAACTACTTCTACCACCGAGAAACAGAAGGGGAAGAACAGGCTCAGTTACTCCATGTTAGCTCCCCCAATTTAGCATCTCACAGTGATCTGAGTCGCCGTAGCTCCTCCACAATCAGCAAATCTGAGTACATGGAAATCGAAGAGGATATGAATAATAGCATAGACAATTTTAGAGAGGCTAATCTCAGAACTGGCAACTGCACCATAGCCAATCAAAACtgtgttaataaaaacaaactgctGACTGatgtgtaa
- the LOC140899388 gene encoding potassium voltage-gated channel subfamily A member 1 isoform X2, with amino-acid sequence MTVMAGENMDETSVLPGHPQDSYQPDAHDDHECCERVVINIAGLRFETQLKTLAQFPNTLLGNPKKRMRYFDPLRNEYFFDRNRPSFDAILYYYQSGGRLRRPVNVPLDMFSEEIKFYELGEEAMEKFREDEGYIKEEERPLPEKEYQRQVWLLFEYPESSGPARVIAIISVMVILISIVIFCLETLPDLKEDKDFTGTLHHIDNSTVIHKSNIFTDPFFIVETLCIIWFSFELVVRFFACPSKPEFFKNIMNFIDIVAIIPYFITLGTEMAEQEGTQKGEQATSLAILRVIRLMALWQPAPEGLNTGGTKDHYLLQHRQAGNQMGGLHLSFPLDSPGGHWFETVNNSCRQECIWTL; translated from the exons aTGACCGTGATGGCTGGAGAGAACATGGATGAGACCTCTGTCCTGCCAGGCCACCCCCAGGATAGCTACCAGCCAGACGCCCATGATGACCACGAGTGCTGCGAGCGGGTGGTGATCAACATCGCCGGGCTGCGCTTTGAGACCCAGCTGAAGACCCTAGCCCAATTCCCCAACACTCTGCTGGGCAACCCCAAAAAGCGCATGCGGTATTTTGATCCATTGCGCAACGAGTACTTCTTTGACCGGAACCGGCCCAGCTTCGATGCCATCCTCTATTATTACCAGTCTGGAGGCCGGCTCCGCAGGCCAGTCAATGTGCCTCTGGACATGTTCTCTGAGGAGATCAAGTTCTATGAGCTAGGTGAGGAGGCCATGGAGAAATTCCGGGAGGATGAAGGGTACATCAAGGAGGAGGAGAGGCCCTTGCCTGAGAAGGAGTACCAGCGCCAGGTGTGGCTCCTGTTTGAGTACCCAGAGAGCTCCGGGCCAGCCAGAGTCATTGCAATAATCTCAGTCATGGTGATCCTCATCTCCATAGTCATCTTCTGCCTAGAAACTTTGCCGGATCTGAAGGAGGACAAGGACTTTACAGGGACTCTGCACCACATTGACAATTCCACCGTGATCCACAAGTCCAACATTTTCACCGACCCCTTCTTCATCGTGGAGACCCTGTGCATCATCTGGTTCTCCTTTGAGCTGGTGGTGCGCTTCTTCGCCTGCCCCAGCAAGCCCGAGTTCTTCAAGAATATCATGAACTTCATTGACATAGTGGCCATCATCCCCTACTTCATCACCCTAGGAACTGAGATGGCTGAGCAGGAGGGTACCCAAAAGGGGGAGCAGGCCACCTCTCTGGCTATCCTGAGAGTCATCAGACTG ATGGCTCTTTGGCAGCCTGCCCCGGAAGGGCTGAACACAGGAGGAACGAAGGACCATTACTTACTGCAGCATCGACAGGCAGGCAACCAGATGGGAGGGCTGCACCTTTCTTTCCCCTTGGATTCCCCAGGAG gacatTGGTTTGAAACTGTAAATAACAGCTGTAGGCAGGAATGTATATGGACTTTGTGA